The genomic stretch TTCGTCTCCTGCATACCAATTTTGTACAGTAGAATATTTTATCTCAGCATTATCTAAAGCTATCAATTCTACTACTGCCGCATGAAGTTGATTACTGTCGTACATAGGAGCAGTACAACCTTCCAAATAACTTACTGATGCACCTTCCTCGGCTACAATTAAAGTACGCTCAAATTGCCCTGTATCCCCATTATTGATGCGGAAATAAGTAGATAATTCCATAGGACATTTTACACCTTTAGGAATAAATACAAATGATCCATCGCTGAATACTGCACCATTAAGTGCGGCAAAATAGTTATCAGCAGAAGGCACAACACTTCCTAAATATTTTTGTACTAAATCAGGATGTTCTTGTAAGGCTTCAGAAATTGAGCAAAAAATAACTCCATCCTTTGCTAGTTTATCTTTAAAGGTTGTGGCGATCGAAACACTATCAAAAATTGCATCAACAGCTACATTACCCAAACGTTTTTGTTCAGATAAAGGAATACCGAGCTTTTCAAAAGTTTCTAAAAGAGTGGGATCAACTTCATCTAAACTATCTAATTTTTTCTTTTGCTGTTTCGGTGCAGAGTAATAGATAATATCTTGATAATTAATACTAGGATAACCAACGTGCGCCCATTTAGGTTCAGTCATTTTCAACCATTGACGATAAGCCTTGAGACGAAATTCCAACATAAATTCTGGCTCATTTTTTTTCATGGAAATTAATCTGACAACATCCTCACTTAAACCTTTGGGGATGGTATCCGACTCAATATCTGTAATAAATCCGTATTTATAAGGCTGATTGACTAAAGTTTTAACGGAAGCACTCATATTAATTTTAAAATATAGTAATTATTAATAGTTTAACAACATTTTTGTTGCTAAAGTCAATTTTATAACTGATAATTCACAATTGACAATGAAAAATTCATACTCCTTCAGTTTAGGATATTAATAGTAATAAAAAAATAAACTCCCGAAGATGTAAGACTTGCTAAAAATGTCAATAGAGCAGTCATAAATAGATTGTCTGAAAAAGGTTATCGGTGTTAGGTTTTAAAAGAGTTTTAATACTTTTGTTAATAATTGATTTTTCACATCCTGATATATTAAAGATATAGAAACATAGCTAGACTTTATATACCCCAAATGGATTTATTTATAGATAAAAATCTCTTTATTTGTGGAGTGTGCCAATTTTTGTATCTACTGAAATTATTTGACTATCATTCAAGATTTTATAATAGTATGGTCAATCTGAGCATTTTTAATGTAGAATTGTATATTTGGGTGTTAAAAGAAACCAAAAAAAACAATTCCGAAAGCTAATGGCTATGGAATAGAAGGGACAAGAGTAATCCCGTTTAGGTTTATACCTAAAAAAGTAACTTTGTAGATTTATCTGTGAAATTACAAACTCTAAATATAAAAAATATATAAGGAGAAAATAGTAAACATGGCTCGATATACAGGTCCTCGTTTGAGGGTAGTACGCCGTTTAGGAGATTTACCCGGTTTAACCCGTAAAAACGCCCGTCGTCAATATCCCCCCGGACAACATGGACAAAATCGCCGTAAACGCTCGGAATACGCCATTCGTCTCGAAGAAAAACAAAAACTTCGTTATAACTATGGTGTCAGTGAAACTCAATTAGTTCGTTATGTTAAAAAAGCTCGTAGAGTTACTGGATCTACTGGTCAAGTATTATTACAATTATTAGAAATGCGTCTCGATAATACCGTTTTTCGTCTTGGCATGGCACCTACCATTCCCGGATCTCGTCAATTGGTGAATCACGGTCATATTATGGTTAATGGTAAAGTAGTTGATATTGCTAGTTATCAGTGTCGCCCCGGTGATGTCATCAGCGTTAGAAAAAGAGATCGTTCTGTTAATATTGTCAAAAATAATCTACTTAACCCCGGTTTAGCTAACCTCCCCAGTCATTTAGAATTTGATAAAGATAACCTCACTGGTAAAGTTAATGGTGTTATTGAAAGAGAATGGGTAGCTCTAAACATCAATGAACTACTCGTTATTGAGTACTACTCTCGTAAAGCATAGTTTTATTATCTTTTCCAGATCAAAATTTTTACGGTGGATCTGGAATAGAAAATAAATTACCAATTATCAACTAAGATTAAATTGACAGTTACTCTTCACTCTGTTTTTATTTAACTTCGGCTTTATGTAAGAATATTTATTTATCAAAGGTTTTATTTCATAGTCTAAGCTTTCTTGCGATCGTCAAATTTTCATACTACAATAAAAAATCTTGTTGAATAATTGTTATTCACTAATGTGTTCGCGAAATTTTTATTACCCAATAATAAATTTTAATTAAATTCTCTCTTTTAAAAAAAATTATTATCTCTAAAATATTACAAACTATTTATATATAGCAATTCTTATATTTATGAGGTACACAGAGCAGACTCGAACCCCATTTTTATTAAGAAATAGGTGTACCTTACTATTTAGATAAACGCTATATATCTATCATAGTTAATTAGCTCATTTTCATCAAAATTATCATGAATTCAGAATATTTATACAATTAAGTTCCAATTGATGACTATTTACTATTTTCATAAAGAAAAGTAACAAAATCTTGACTAAAATGAGAAAACATTAAAATAAAAAACTCTGTCTGAGGGAATATTAAGCAAATTTTAAATATTGTTAAGCAATCCCCACATCGGTGACAAAATACCATTATCATCTTGGTTAATGTAGTAGTTTAAGTATTTTGTCGAGAGAGGAGTTCCTCATGACAGTAAGCCCTCAAAAAGAGGCGAAAGCTAAAGTTATTGTAGATAAAGATCCCGTTCCCACCTCCTTTGAAAAATGGGGTAAGCCAGGACACTTTGATCGCACTTTAGCTAGAGGTCCCAAAACCACCACTTGGATTTGGAATCTTCACGCCGATGCACATGATTTCGATAGTCAAACCAGTGATTTAGAAGATATTTCTCGGAAAATCTTCAGCGCTCACTTTGGTCATTTAGCAGTAGTATTCGTTTGGTTGAGTGGAATGTACTTCCACGGAGCTAAATTTTCTAACTACTCTGCATGGTTAGCCGATCCTTTAAACGTTAAACCAAGCGCTCAAGTTGTTTGGTCTGTTGTCGGTCAAGACATCCTCAACGGTGACGTTGGCGGTGGCTTCCACGGTATTCAAATTACCTCTGGCTTATTCCAATTATGGAGAGCCTCTGGAATCACCAACGAGTTTCAGCTTTACTGTACTGCCATCGGTGGTTTAGTAATGGCTGGTTTAATGCTCTTTGCTGGTTGGTTTCATTACCACAAAGCCGCTCCCAAGTTGGAATGGTTCCAAAATGCGGAATCCATGCTCAATCACCACTTAGCTGGTTTATTGGGATTAGGTTCATTAGGATGGGCAGGTCACCAAATTCATGTATCTTTACCTATTAATAAGTTATTAGATGCGGGTGTTGCTCCACAGGATATTCCCTTACCTCATGAATTTATCCTAGATCCAAGCAAGATGGCTGAGTTATATCCCAGCTTTGCTCAAGGTTTAACACCATTCTTTACCTTAAATTGGGGAGTTTATTCTGACTTCTTAACTTTTAAAGGTGGTTTAAATCCTGTTACTGGTGGCTTATGGTTGTCGGATACTGCTCATCATCACTTAGCGATCGCAGTATTATTTATCATTGCAGGTCATATGTACCGCACCAACTGGGGTATAGGTCATAGCATTAAAGAAATCTTAGAAGGACATAAAGGCCCCTTTACTGGAGAAGGTCATAAAGGACTCTATGAAATCTTAACCACATCTTGGCACGCACAATTAGCCATTAACCTCGCTTTATTAGGTTCTTTGACTATTATTGTTGCGCAGCATATGTACGCAATGCCTCCTTATCCTTACTTAGCTACGGATTATGGTACTCAGTTATCTATCTTCACTCACCACATGTGGATCGGTGCATTCTTAATTGTCGGTGCTGGAGCTCATGCTTCTATCTTCATGGTTCGTGACTACGATCCTGCTAAGAACGTTAATAACCTCTTAGACAGAGTACTCCGTCACCGTGACGCAATTATTTCTCACCTCAACTGGGTCTGTATCTGGTTAGGCTTCCACAGCTTCGGGTTGTACATTCATAACGACACCATGAGAGCTTTAGGTCGTCCTCAAGATATGTTCTCTGACTCCGCAATCCAATTACAGCCTATCTTTGCTCAATGGATTCAAGGTCTTCATACTGCTGCGGCTGGTGCAACTGCTCCTTTTGCTGGTGCAACTGCTAGTTATGCCTTCGGTGGAGATGTTGTGGCAGTGGGTGGAAAAGTAGCAATGATGCCTATTACTCTAGGTACTGCGGATTTCATGGTTCACCATATTCACGCTTTCACTATTCACGTTACCGTATTAATCCTCCTCAAAGGTGTGCTTTATGCTCGTAGCTCCAGACTTGTCCCTGACAAAGCTGAGTTAGGATTCCGCTTCCCTTGTGATGGACCCGGTCGTGGTGGTACTTGTCAAGTCTCTGGATGGGATCATGTCTTCTTAGGTTTATTCTGGATGTACAACTCCATCTCTGTTGTTATCTTCCACTTTAGTTGGAAAATGCAATCTGATGTTTGGGGAACTGTCTTACCTGATGGTACTGTTTCTCATATCACCGGTGGTAATTTTGCCCAAAGTGCTATTACTATCAACGGCTGGTTAAGAGATTTCTTATGGGCCCAGGCTGCTAACGTAATTAACTCTTATGGTTCAGCTTTATCTGCTTATGGCATCATGTTTTTAGCAGGTCACTTTATCTTTGCTTTTAGCTTAATGTTCTTATTTAGCGGACGTGGCTACTGGCAAGAATTAATCGAGTCGATCGTTTGGGCTCATAATAAACTCAAATTAGCCCCCGCAATCCAACCCCGTGCTTTGAGTATTGTTCAAGGTCGTGCGGTAGGTGTCGCTCACTATCTATTAGGTGGTATTGTGACTACATGGGCATTTTTCCTCTGCCGTATCCTATCGGTAGGTTAAGAATGTAAACTTTCACTAACGAGTGAGAGTTTAGTCGGCAAAATAAGTTATAAAATAACCAATAAAGCCGTTTTCAAAACAAAGGCTTAATAGATTGAAGTCTATAGTTCATCTAAAAACGAAGCTATTAACCCCTTAAAAAACAACTTTAAAATTACTTGCCTAGAGAATTTAACCTTTTAATATCTCTGGGCAAGAGCAAAAAACAAAATAGAGCAGCGTATTTTAATCGTTGACCCTCATTGTGTAACAGGAGAATTCCTAAAAAAAGCTATGGCAACTAAATTTCCCAAATTTAGCCAAGATTTAGCCCAAGATCCAACTACACGCCGGATATGGTACGGAATTGCTACCGCTCATGATTTTGAAACTCATGACGGTATGACCGAAGAGAATCTCTACCAAAAGATTTTTGCTTCTCATTTCGGTCACTTGGCAATCATCTTCTTATGGACTTCCGGAACTGTATTTCATGTAGCTTGGCAAGGCAATTTTGAGCAATGGATCAAAGATCCTTTAAACGTCCGTCCCATCGCCCATGCAATTTGGGATCCCCATTTCGGTCAAGGTGCGATCGATGCGTTCACCCAAGCGGGGGCATCTAGTCCCGTAAACGTGGCTTATTCTGGTGTTTACCACTGGTTTTATACCATTGGGATGACCAATAATCAAGATTTGTACACTGGGGCAGTATTTTTATTAATTCTATCCTCATTATTCTTGTTTGCTGGTTGGTTACACTTACAGCCTAAGTTTCGTCCTAGCCTTTCTTGGTTTAAAAATGCCGAGTCTCGCATGAACCACCACTTAGCTGGTTTATTTGGTGTTAGCTCTTTAGCATGGGCTGGTCACTTAATACACGTTGCTATTCCTGAATCTCGTGGCGTTCACGTTGGTTGGGATAACTTCTTAAGTGTTAAACCTCACCCTGCTGGACTCGCTCCTTTCTTTACTGGTAACTGGGGCGTTTATGCTCAAAACCCTGATACAGCTAGTCAGGTTTTCGGAACTTCAGATGGTGCAGGAACTGCGATTTTAACTTTCTTAGGTGGTTTTCATCCTCAAACCGAATCTCTCTGGTTGACTGACATTGCTCATCACCACTTGGCGATCGCTGTTATCTTCATTATTGCTGGTCATATGTACCGCACTAATTGGGGAATTGGTCATAGTATGAAGGACATCTTAGCCGCTCATAATCCACCACAAGGTACTCCTTTTGGCGGCATGATTGGTGCTGGTCATAAGGGAATCTATGATACCTATAACAATTCTTTGCACTTCCAACTTGGATGGCACTTGGCTTGTTTAGGAGTGGTTACCTCTTTGGTAGCTCAACATATGTACTCAATGCCTTCTTACGCCTTCATTGCCAGAGATTACACTACTCAAGCTGCACTTTATACTCATCACCAGTATATTGCTGGATTCTTGATGGTAGGTGCTTTTGCCCACGGTGCTATCTTCTTGGTTCGTGACTATGATCCTGAAGGTAACAAAGATAACGTTTTAGCAAGAGTCTTAGAACACAAAGAGGCGATTATTTCTCACTTAAGCTGGGTATCTCTTTTCTTAGGTTTCCACACTTTAGGACTTTATGTTCACAATGATGTTGTGGTTGCTTTTGGTACTCCTGAGAAACAAATCTTAATCGAACCTGTATTTGCTCAATGGATTCAAGCGGCTCATGGTAAAGCCCTCTACGGTTTCGATACTTTGTTATCTAATCCTGATAGTGTTGCTTCCACAGCTTATCCTAATTATGGCAATGTTTGGTTACCCGGTTGGTTAGATGCTATTAATAGCGGTACTAACTCCTTATTTCTCACCATTGGACCTGGCGACTTTTTAGTTCACCATGCCATCGCATTAGGGTTACACACTACTACCTTAATTCTGGTTAAAGGTGCTTTAGATGCTCGTGGTTCTAAATTAATGCCTGATAAAAAAGACTTTGGTTTCTCCTTCCCTTGTGATGGACCTGGTCGTGGTGGTACTTGTGACATCTCTGCATGGGATTCCTTCTACCTTGCTATGTTCTGGATGCTCAACACTCTAGGTTGGTTAACCTTCTACTGGCATTGGAAACACCTTGGTATCTGGACTGGTA from Geminocystis sp. NIES-3709 encodes the following:
- the sufB gene encoding Fe-S cluster assembly protein SufB, which gives rise to MSASVKTLVNQPYKYGFITDIESDTIPKGLSEDVVRLISMKKNEPEFMLEFRLKAYRQWLKMTEPKWAHVGYPSINYQDIIYYSAPKQQKKKLDSLDEVDPTLLETFEKLGIPLSEQKRLGNVAVDAIFDSVSIATTFKDKLAKDGVIFCSISEALQEHPDLVQKYLGSVVPSADNYFAALNGAVFSDGSFVFIPKGVKCPMELSTYFRINNGDTGQFERTLIVAEEGASVSYLEGCTAPMYDSNQLHAAVVELIALDNAEIKYSTVQNWYAGDEKGKGGIYNFVTKRGLCKGVNSKISWTQVETGSAITWKYPSCVLIGDNSIGEFYSIALTNNMQQADTGTKMIHIGKNTRSTIISKGISAGNSKNSYRGLVKMGNKATGARNYSQCDSMLIGDNAQANTFPYIQVDNSGAKVEHEASTSKIGEDQLFYFAQRGISEENAVSMLVSGFCKDVLNELPMEFAAEADKLLSLKLEGSVG
- the rpsD gene encoding 30S ribosomal protein S4 → MARYTGPRLRVVRRLGDLPGLTRKNARRQYPPGQHGQNRRKRSEYAIRLEEKQKLRYNYGVSETQLVRYVKKARRVTGSTGQVLLQLLEMRLDNTVFRLGMAPTIPGSRQLVNHGHIMVNGKVVDIASYQCRPGDVISVRKRDRSVNIVKNNLLNPGLANLPSHLEFDKDNLTGKVNGVIEREWVALNINELLVIEYYSRKA
- the psaA gene encoding photosystem I core protein PsaA; amino-acid sequence: MTVSPQKEAKAKVIVDKDPVPTSFEKWGKPGHFDRTLARGPKTTTWIWNLHADAHDFDSQTSDLEDISRKIFSAHFGHLAVVFVWLSGMYFHGAKFSNYSAWLADPLNVKPSAQVVWSVVGQDILNGDVGGGFHGIQITSGLFQLWRASGITNEFQLYCTAIGGLVMAGLMLFAGWFHYHKAAPKLEWFQNAESMLNHHLAGLLGLGSLGWAGHQIHVSLPINKLLDAGVAPQDIPLPHEFILDPSKMAELYPSFAQGLTPFFTLNWGVYSDFLTFKGGLNPVTGGLWLSDTAHHHLAIAVLFIIAGHMYRTNWGIGHSIKEILEGHKGPFTGEGHKGLYEILTTSWHAQLAINLALLGSLTIIVAQHMYAMPPYPYLATDYGTQLSIFTHHMWIGAFLIVGAGAHASIFMVRDYDPAKNVNNLLDRVLRHRDAIISHLNWVCIWLGFHSFGLYIHNDTMRALGRPQDMFSDSAIQLQPIFAQWIQGLHTAAAGATAPFAGATASYAFGGDVVAVGGKVAMMPITLGTADFMVHHIHAFTIHVTVLILLKGVLYARSSRLVPDKAELGFRFPCDGPGRGGTCQVSGWDHVFLGLFWMYNSISVVIFHFSWKMQSDVWGTVLPDGTVSHITGGNFAQSAITINGWLRDFLWAQAANVINSYGSALSAYGIMFLAGHFIFAFSLMFLFSGRGYWQELIESIVWAHNKLKLAPAIQPRALSIVQGRAVGVAHYLLGGIVTTWAFFLCRILSVG
- the psaB gene encoding photosystem I core protein PsaB; this translates as MATKFPKFSQDLAQDPTTRRIWYGIATAHDFETHDGMTEENLYQKIFASHFGHLAIIFLWTSGTVFHVAWQGNFEQWIKDPLNVRPIAHAIWDPHFGQGAIDAFTQAGASSPVNVAYSGVYHWFYTIGMTNNQDLYTGAVFLLILSSLFLFAGWLHLQPKFRPSLSWFKNAESRMNHHLAGLFGVSSLAWAGHLIHVAIPESRGVHVGWDNFLSVKPHPAGLAPFFTGNWGVYAQNPDTASQVFGTSDGAGTAILTFLGGFHPQTESLWLTDIAHHHLAIAVIFIIAGHMYRTNWGIGHSMKDILAAHNPPQGTPFGGMIGAGHKGIYDTYNNSLHFQLGWHLACLGVVTSLVAQHMYSMPSYAFIARDYTTQAALYTHHQYIAGFLMVGAFAHGAIFLVRDYDPEGNKDNVLARVLEHKEAIISHLSWVSLFLGFHTLGLYVHNDVVVAFGTPEKQILIEPVFAQWIQAAHGKALYGFDTLLSNPDSVASTAYPNYGNVWLPGWLDAINSGTNSLFLTIGPGDFLVHHAIALGLHTTTLILVKGALDARGSKLMPDKKDFGFSFPCDGPGRGGTCDISAWDSFYLAMFWMLNTLGWLTFYWHWKHLGIWTGNVAQFNENSTYLMGWFRDYLWANSAQLINGYNPYGVNNLSVWAWMFLFGHLVWATGFMFLISWRGYWQELIETIVWAHERTPLANLVRWKDKPVALSIVQARLVGLAHFTVGYILTYAAFLIASTAGKFG